The following proteins are encoded in a genomic region of Gimesia algae:
- a CDS encoding universal stress protein produces MIDLKKILVPTDFSEFGQQALLYGCELANRFDAELHLLNVVQDAVAMFPEPNMMGTSMNDLVADMQGLAQKQLEEMPGLPGTENLKVVRKVCVGPAFLEIIRYAKKADIDLIVIGTHGRTGLKHMLLGSVAEKVVRKAPCPVLTVSHPEREFVMPT; encoded by the coding sequence ATGATTGATTTGAAAAAAATTCTTGTACCAACCGACTTCAGTGAATTCGGACAGCAGGCCCTGCTCTACGGATGTGAACTCGCCAACCGATTTGACGCCGAATTACACTTACTGAATGTCGTTCAGGATGCCGTCGCCATGTTCCCGGAACCGAATATGATGGGAACATCGATGAATGATCTGGTAGCAGACATGCAGGGTCTGGCTCAGAAACAGCTGGAAGAAATGCCCGGTCTGCCTGGCACTGAAAACCTGAAAGTCGTACGTAAAGTTTGTGTCGGTCCCGCCTTTCTGGAAATCATCCGCTATGCCAAAAAAGCAGATATCGACCTGATTGTCATCGGTACACACGGCCGAACCGGCCTCAAACATATGTTGCTGGGAAGTGTTGCTGAAAAAGTGGTCCGCAAAGCCCCCTGCCCGGTACTGACGGTTTCTCACCCCGAGCGGGAATTTGTAATGCCGACTTAA